Proteins from one Mercurialis annua linkage group LG7, ddMerAnnu1.2, whole genome shotgun sequence genomic window:
- the LOC126656133 gene encoding LOB domain-containing protein 36, which translates to MSAPNSPCAACKFLRRKCTQECVFAPYFPPDQPQKFANVHKVFGASNVAKLLNELNTTQREDAVNSLAYEAEARLRDPVYGCVGLISILQHRLKELQSDLYNAKKELSQYIGPQAMLPTIQNPNYIGQHHLSNSNPSSSLIQHNALPIMGGIPGGGVHSGPLMIREAPPQPQPPPQHQIFEAQQLAAALAAREQQEMIRAYEQQQQQQEIVRYNNSNSGFSSITVAAMSPSLALGSFDTSSYQQVEHHHQQQNQQLQAQLFLQPTKSEITQAQPLQQQFQQTQQQQRSGSDEGGSVGPSC; encoded by the coding sequence atgtCAGCACCGAATTCACCATGTGCAGCCTGCAAATTTCTAAGAAGAAAATGCACACAAGAATGTGTTTTTGCACCCTATTTTCCACCGGATCAGCCACAAAAATTCGCAAATGTACACAAAGTATTCGGAGCCAGCAATGTCGCCAAGCTTTTAAACGAACTCAACACAACCCAACGCGAAGATGCCGTGAATTCTCTCGCGTACGAGGCCGAAGCTCGCCTCCGAGATCCGGTCTACGGCTGCGTCGGTTTAATCTCAATTCTCCAACACAGACTCAAAGAATTACAGAGTGATCTTTACAATGCTAAAAAAGAACTCTCACAATACATTGGTCCTCAAGCAATGCTGCCAACGATACAAAACCCGAATTATATTGGTCAGCATCATCTGAGTAATAGTAACCCGTCTTCGAGTTTGATTCAGCATAATGCATTGCCGATTATGGGTGGTATACCGGGTGGAGGGGTGCACAGCGGTCCCTTGATGATAAGGGAGGCGCCCCCCCAGCCGCAGCCCCCGCCCCAGCATCAAATATTCGAGGCGCAGCAGCTTGCCGCGGCTTTAGCTGCGAGGGAGCAGCAAGAAATGATTAGGGCTTAtgagcagcagcagcagcagcaagaGATTGTGAGATATAATAATAGCAATTCGGGTTTTAGTTCGATTACGGTGGCTGCTATGTCGCCGTCGTTAGCTTTAGGAAGTTTTGATACTTCTAGTTATCAGCAGGTGGAGCATCATCATCAGCAGCAGAATCAGCAGCTTCAAGCACAGCTTTTTCTTCAGCCTACGAAAAGTGAGATCACTCAGGCGCAACCACTGCAGCAACAGTTTCAACAAACTCAACAGCAACAACGATCTGGAAGTGATGAAGGTGGAAGTGTAGGCCCATCATGTTAA
- the LOC126656134 gene encoding uncharacterized protein LOC126656134, translating into MAKWWRGLKAVVQSQPPPPSLRSQSSLYHTIQAIPRECTGSRVAARDRAQGRIPAVVFPQTLLDKNPNGRSLSRKQLLTTERKQIQSILKSVGLPYFCSTPLQLQIRAGSGSSVFLESGKILPIKVHRDEETGKILNLVFVWADNGTELKVDVPVVLKGEEDCPGLKKGGQLRRVRNTLKFLCPAEHIPPKIEVDLSNLDIGDKVSMSEVEVHPSMKLLSKNENMPICKIVSTDLEIPEPKLEPEAEPQVEADAEAEPKLESEAATETEPKQT; encoded by the exons ATGGCCAAGTGGTGGCGCGGCCTTAAAGCGGTGGTTCAATCACAACCACCACCGCCCTCTCTCCGCTCGCAGTCCTCACTGTACCACACAATCCAAGCCATCCCAAGAGAATGTACCGGCAGTCGAGTCGCCGCTCGTGATCGAGCCCAAGGTAGAATTCCGGCAGTAGTTTTCCCTCAAACATTACTCGATAAAAACCCTAACGGCCGATCTTTATCAAGAAAACAGTTATTAACTACCGAGAGAAAACAGATTCAGTCCATTCTTAAATCTGTTGGTCTCCCGTATTTTTGCTCTACTCCTTTACAGCTCCAGATCCGTGCCGGATCCGGGTCCTCGGTTTTTCTTGAATCCGGAAAGATTTTACCCATCAAG GTACATAGAGATGAGGAGACTGGGAAGATTTTGAATTTGGTGTTTGTATGGGCTGATAATGGAACTGAGTTGAAAGTTGATGTGCCTGTTGTTTTGAAAGGAGAGGAGGATTGCCCGGGTCTTAAAAAAG GGGGACAATTGAGGAGAGTAAGAAATACTCTGAAATTTCTTTGTCCAGCAGAACACATTCCCCCAAAAATTGAGGTGGACTTGAGCAATCTAGATATTGGAGATAAAGTTTCCATGAGCGAAGTTGAGGTTCATCCATCAATGAAGCTTCTGAGTAAGAATGAGAACATGCCTATATGTAAGATTGTATCAACAGACTTGGAGATCCCAGAACCAAAACTAGAACCGGAAGCAGAACCACAAGTAGAAGCAGATGCCGAAGCGGAACCAAAACTAGAATCGGAAGCAGCAACAGAAACAGAACCTAAACAAACATAG